From Argopecten irradians isolate NY chromosome 12, Ai_NY, whole genome shotgun sequence, one genomic window encodes:
- the LOC138335885 gene encoding amidase-like yields the protein MDETDVLHAAAVLQPSIDEIHQLSNDLNLKCTAEEEQAFYEHYKGVLKSYQTVYELPDPQLPVKYPRVPGHREKHDNAWYWRCDIKGADTGLLAGKTVAVKDSIAVAGVPMMHGTKLLEGYTPEFDATVVTRVLDAGGRIVGKAACDDMCLSGGSWSSSTGPIVNPRDSTKDAGGSSSGCVSLVARGLVDMAIGADQGGSIRTPASYCGIVGMKPTYGLIPYTGAMGGAVTIDHLGPMTRTVEDCALLLEALAGFDDDKDPRQRPIDSIPPYSKLFNKSVSGRTVGVLSEGFQGVDEHVSKCVRDKLSKLSDAGVILKDISIPLHCVGTDIFVPITVEGSHACGALGYGSGYLWKGYYPVSLQEAMARGSTLRPYDLPINLKMRRILGEYIRRNYQNKFYARSQNLVPVLKKAYDDALKEVDVLVMPTLSKTAGDLPTTGSTAKERLQACMEISNNLASFDATGHPALSLNAGNSDQTGLPVGIQVVGRLHDDLSVLQMAYAIEQAP from the exons ATGGATGAGACAG ACGTCCTACACGCTGCCGCTGTGTTACAGCCATCTATAGATGAGATACACCAACTATCTAATGACTTAAATCTCAAGTGTACGGCTGAGGAGGAACAGGCTTTCTatg AGCATTACAAAGGAGTGTTGAAGTCCTACCAGACGGTATATGAACTGCCTGATCCACAGCTTCCAGTCAAATACCCACGCGTTCCTGGACACCGCGAGAAACACGATAATGCCTG GTACTGGCGATGTGACATTAAAGGAGCGGACACCGGCCTACTGGCGGGTAAGACGGTGGCTGTTAAGGATTCGATCGCAGTGGCTGGTGTTCCCATGATGCACGGCACAAAGCTACTGGAAGGCTACACTCCCGAATTCGACGCCACAGTTGTAACCAGAGTACTTGATGCTG GTGGACGGATTGTTGGGAAAGCAGCCTGTGACGATATGTGTCTCAGCGGGGGGTCCTGGTCCTCGTCCACTGGTCCCATTGTCAACCCAAGGGACTCCACCAAAGATGCCGGGGGCTCAAGTTCTGGCTGTGTTTCCCTG GTTGCACGAGGGTTAGTTGATATGGCCATAGGTGCTGACCAGGGAGGATCCATTCGCACTCCGGCCAGCTACTGTGGTATCGTGGGGATGAAGCCCACGTACGGCCTGATCCCCTACActggagctatgggaggggcagTAACGATTGACCACCTCGGGCCAATGACGAGGACTGTGGAGGACTGTGCCTTACTGTTAGAG GCCCTGGCAGGTTTCGATGATGACAAAGATCCACGACAGCGACCTATCGACTCCATACCACCATACTCTAAGCTG TTTAATAAGAGCGTGTCGGGCCGGACGGTGGGTGTACTCAGTGAGGGTTTCCAGGGAGTGGACGAACACGTCAGTAAATGTGTGAGGGATAAATTGTCAAAACTATCTGATGCTGGAGTTATACTGAAAGATATCTCTATACCACTCCACTGTGTAG GTACAGATATATTTGTACCAATCACAGTTGAGGGATCGCATGCTTGTGGAGCGCTTGGATACG GGAGCGGTTACCTGTGGAAAGGTTACTACCCAGTGTCATTACAGGAAGCCATGGCCAGAGGGTCCACACTGCGGCCTTACGACCTCCCAATCAATTTAAAGATGAGAAGGATACTCGGGGAATACATCAGAAGAAATTACCAGAACAAATTCTATGCAAGATCACAGAACCTCGTTCCCGTGTTGAAAAAGGCATATGATGATGCCCTCAAAGAGGTTGATGTCCTGGTAATGCCCACACTGTCTAAAACAGCAGGTGATCTACCCACCACGGGAAGTACAGCTAAAG AGAGACTTCAGGCGTGCATGGAGATATCAAATAATTTGGCTTCCTTTGATGCCACTGGACATCCGGCACTATCGCTGAATGCTGGGAATTCTGATCAAACTGGACTTCCGGTCGGAATACAGGTCGTTGGTAGACTTCACGATGATCTAAGCGTACTTCAAATGGCCTACGCCATTGAACAGGCACCTTGA
- the LOC138335887 gene encoding uncharacterized protein — MATGGKRKNGFKLSKTVMEQNWGLLKEIRVADIIDSMIEKSLIKIPESLSIQQEQISEPMKAEKILYRVFQGPQSHRDSFLKILETKGYNYIVKILKGEKADGSSRTSGKSKETLESEAITKQFSEMKADLKQQQQQQHMELMERTENILKAVEELKQSDEQRKENEKKIKQLESELLVLQDELRKERLKRVQSQERIKELEKEIKTVNDKLDWTKQKVSDVLSTGDKSSRDISSGASGVQT, encoded by the exons ATGGCGACTGGAGGTAAAAGAAAGAATGgtttcaaactttcaaaaaccGTAATGGAACAGAACTGGGGATTATTGAAAGAGATACGAGTCGCAGACATCATTGACAGCATGATAGAGAAATCACTTATTAAAATCCCCGAAAGCTTAAGTATACAACAGGAGCAGATATCGGAACCGATGAAAGCAGAAAAAATTCTTTACAGAGTTTTCCAAGGACCACAAAGTCACAGGGATTCGTTCCTGAAGATACTGGAAACCAAAGGATATAACTACATAGTTAAGATACTCAAAG GTGAAAAAGCCGATGGTTCAAGT AGAACATCAGGAAAATCTAAGGAAACTTTGGAATCTGAGGCTATTACAAAACAGTTCAGTGAAATGAAAGCTGACCTaaaacaacagcaacaacagcAGCATATGGAATTAATGGAACGCACAGAGAACATATTGAAAGCAGTTGAAGAACTGAAACAAAGCGATGAACAGCGGAAAGAGaacgagaaaaaaataaaacaacttgAATCTGAACTGTTAGTCTTACAAGATGAACTAAGAAAAGAACGTCTTAAAAGGGTTCAAAGTCAGGaaagaattaaagaattagaaaaagaaataaaaactgtCAATGACAAATTAgactggacaaaacagaaagTGAGTGATGTTTTATCAACTGGCGACAAGAGCAGTCGAGATATTTCATCTGGTGCCAGTGGCGTTCAAACCTAA
- the LOC138336652 gene encoding uncharacterized protein PF3D7_1120000-like codes for MASQQKDLTEMKITTSVMQKNWKLLKQIHVRDILDTMIEKCLITIDASREILKKDNESQQAEALLYLIFRKPQQQLDEFMDILVNNGYDFIVEALQEAQAADASNLLDSSLDDRRPKTSGTPLRRNDSGHFHMHRQLSDTTHSERENATRKQFMEEMKAELQQQQTDTMTKQFELLKQHQSEQIARQTQELQRHNADIIRAEFSKLKQSDDQQKETEARIEKLESQLKESQHRLDQERAKMKKETKNAHDKIQEIQRQRDELKAELIKAKREYTDSLKRVKSENLYLRNQIKQDKNAQNQNSAPKLIKNPFTTPLNPKLAQTLENVRNRRR; via the exons ATGGCGAGTCAACAAAAAGATCTGAcggaaatgaaaataacaacGAGTGTCATGCAGAAGAACTGGAAACTGCTGAAGCAGATCCATGTTAGAGACATTCTGGATACTATGATAGAGAAATGCCTAATAACTATTGATGCGAGTCGAGAAATATTGAAGAAGGATAACGAGAGTCAGCAAGCGGAAGCTTTACTCTATCTTATCTTTAGAAAACCTCAACAGCAACTGGACGAGTTCATGGACATTCTAGTTAACAATGGATATGATTTCATTGTCGAGGCACTACAAGAAG CTCAAGCCGCAGACGCTTCTAAC cTGTTGGATTCGTCGTTAGATGACCGTCGCCCTAAAACATCCGGAACACCTCTGCGTAGGAATGACAGTGGACATTTCCACATGCACAGACAACTAAGTGACACCACTCACTCCGAAAGAGAAAATGCCACCAGAAAACAGTTCATGGAAGAAATGAAAGCTGAActtcaacaacaacaaactgACACTATGACGAAACAATTCGAATTACTGAAACAGCATCAGTCGGAACAAATTGCAAGACAAACACAGGAATTACAGAGACACAATGCCGATATTATTAGAGCGGAAttctcaaaattaaaacaaagcgATGATCAGCAGAAAGAGACTGAAGCCAGAATAGAAAAACTGGAATCACAACTTAAAGAATCACAACACAGGCTTGATCAGGAACGTGCAAAAATgaagaaagaaacaaaaaatgctCACGATAAAATCCAAGAAATTCAGAGACAGAGAGATGAACTAAAAGCGGAATTAATCAAGGCTAAGCGAGAGTATACTGATTCATTGAAGAGAGTAAAGTCAGAAAATTTGTACCTGCGGAACCAAATAAAGCAAGACAAAAACGCCCAAAACCAGAACAG tgCCCCGAAGTTGATAAAAAATCC GTTTACAACTCCCTTGAATCCAAA ATTAGCCCAGACATTAGAGAATGTGAGAAATCGCAGGAGGTGA